The Juglans microcarpa x Juglans regia isolate MS1-56 chromosome 8S, Jm3101_v1.0, whole genome shotgun sequence genome has a window encoding:
- the LOC121244206 gene encoding uncharacterized protein LOC121244206 produces the protein MSGFAEDRNNKKRVRDDLEESSELDSPEVKRLRENLLGFFDDSDPDPTFQDLASVMKSFEEEISRSQVPVVDLTSDSGESQPELGYLLEASDDELGLPPSGSSSGEEGALDLESDLVRVTSESPCIGGLWGFEDQIPSYDSFELVAGERYNDTTEYVAFDGLFEYSDMYFDSSDFSDLSWRHGTLPAQ, from the coding sequence ATGTCTGGCTTTGCGGAGGACCGGAATAACAAGAAGCGGGTCCGGGATGACTTGGAGGAGTCTTCAGAGCTGGACTCGCCGGAGGTGAAGCGTCTCAGGGAGAACCTTCTCGGTTTCTTCGACGACTCTGATCCCGATCCGACGTTTCAGGATCTTGCCTCAGTCATGAAGAGCTTCGAGGAGGAGATATCTCGGTCTCAGGTGCCGGTGGTTGACTTGACGTCTGATTCTGGCGAGTCTCAACCGGAACTAGGGTACCTTCTGGAGGCATCCGACGACGAGCTTGGCTTGCCACCCTCTGGTAGTTCCTCGGGCGAGGAGGGGGCGCTGGATCTGGAGTCCGACTTAGTCCGGGTCACGTCGGAGTCGCCTTGTATCGGCGGGCTGTGGGGTTTCGAGGATCAGATCCCAAGTTACGACTCGTTCGAGTTGGTTGCTGGAGAAAGGTATAACGATACGACCGAGTACGTGGCGTTCGATGGGCTATTCGAGTACTCCGATATGTATTTCGACTCGTCCGACTTTTCGGACCTCTCGTGGCGGCACGGAACTTTGCCGGCacaatag